The Vicinamibacteria bacterium genome includes a window with the following:
- the frdD gene encoding fumarate reductase subunit FrdD, whose product MTRPITPLLWFLFSMGGTLAALLFPVHLFLTGLAFPLGWLEAPSYAALLGLLKQPLTRLYLFVLIALPLFHWAHRFRYTLYDGLQLKHLTELIAVLCYGTALAGSAMAAYTLWRIPY is encoded by the coding sequence ATGACAAGGCCCATCACGCCTCTCCTCTGGTTCCTGTTCAGCATGGGGGGGACCCTGGCTGCCCTGCTGTTCCCGGTGCATCTCTTCCTCACCGGGTTGGCCTTTCCCCTGGGCTGGCTGGAGGCGCCCTCCTACGCGGCCCTGCTCGGGCTCTTGAAGCAGCCCCTGACCCGGCTCTACCTCTTCGTGCTCATCGCCTTGCCGCTCTTCCACTGGGCCCATCGCTTTCGCTACACGCTCTACGATGGCCTGCAGCTCAAGCACCTGACCGAACTGATTGCCGTCCTTTGCTACGGCACCGCCCTCGCCGGTTCGGCCATGGCCGCATACACGCTGTGGAGGATCCCCTACTAG
- a CDS encoding fumarate reductase subunit C encodes MSSPARYTPYHPKWYRRRVSVWWWLETSSYTGFVLRELTSVFVAIFALVLLWELRALAQGPAAYAAFLARLRTPAFLILHAVAFLFVLFHSVTWFNLAPKAMAVRIRGKRVPDLVVAGLNYGAWLFLSVIVAFILLRG; translated from the coding sequence ATGAGCTCCCCCGCCCGCTACACCCCCTACCATCCGAAGTGGTATCGCCGCCGGGTCTCGGTCTGGTGGTGGCTAGAGACGAGCTCTTACACTGGCTTCGTCCTGCGCGAGCTGACCAGCGTCTTCGTGGCGATTTTCGCTCTGGTCCTGCTCTGGGAGCTGCGCGCCCTGGCCCAGGGTCCGGCTGCCTACGCAGCCTTCCTCGCCCGCTTGAGAACACCCGCCTTCCTCATTCTCCATGCGGTGGCCTTCCTCTTCGTGCTCTTCCACTCCGTCACCTGGTTCAACCTGGCCCCCAAGGCCATGGCGGTGCGGATCCGCGGCAAGCGCGTGCCCGATCTGGTGGTGGCTGGACTCAACTACGGGGCTTGGCTGTTTCTCTCCGTGATCGTGGCCTTCATCCTCCTGCGCGGCTAA
- a CDS encoding succinate dehydrogenase/fumarate reductase iron-sulfur subunit gives MPQTVTIEVARYRPEREAEPIFETYEVPFRKDWVVLDALNHIKDKLDGTLSFRWSCRMGVCGSCGMSVNGRPKLTCAAFLSDHLPGPIRVEPLRYFPVVRDLVVDITDFMRKLKKVKPWIIRKEEKPLSGGEYRQTPDELDAYKQFSMCINCMICYSACPIYGLEPSFIGPAAIALAQRYNRDSRDQGAEERLEILSEHDGIWQCTFVGECTKVCPKNVDPAGAIQQYKLTSALHWVRTLLPRG, from the coding sequence CCATCGAGGTGGCGCGGTATCGGCCGGAGCGGGAGGCGGAGCCCATCTTCGAGACCTACGAGGTTCCCTTCCGGAAGGACTGGGTGGTCCTCGACGCCCTAAACCACATCAAGGACAAGCTGGACGGAACCCTCTCCTTCCGGTGGTCCTGCCGGATGGGGGTGTGCGGCAGCTGCGGGATGAGCGTGAACGGAAGGCCGAAGCTGACCTGCGCCGCCTTCCTCTCCGACCATCTTCCCGGCCCCATCCGCGTGGAGCCCCTGCGCTACTTTCCGGTGGTGCGGGACCTCGTGGTGGACATCACGGACTTCATGCGAAAGCTCAAGAAGGTGAAGCCCTGGATCATCCGCAAGGAAGAGAAGCCGCTGTCGGGGGGGGAGTACCGCCAGACCCCGGATGAGCTCGACGCCTATAAGCAGTTCAGCATGTGCATCAACTGCATGATCTGCTATTCCGCCTGTCCCATTTACGGTCTGGAGCCCAGCTTCATCGGTCCCGCGGCGATCGCCCTCGCCCAGCGTTACAACCGGGACTCCCGGGATCAGGGCGCGGAGGAGCGCTTGGAGATCCTTTCCGAGCACGACGGCATCTGGCAGTGCACGTTCGTGGGAGAATGTACCAAGGTGTGTCCCAAGAACGTGGATCCGGCGGGGGCCATCCAGCAGTACAAGCTCACGAGTGCGCTCCATTGGGTCCGGACTCTCCTCCCCCGGGGATGA